One Leisingera sp. M658 genomic window carries:
- a CDS encoding extracellular solute-binding protein — protein MRKENFLNPGAALAGITLAFAANFAQAESGHGIAMYGAPALPPDFVSLPYANPDAPKGGKVVFGNTGGFDSLNPFTLKGTAPWQLRFWGYESLMGRSWDEPFTLYGLLAESIEVPEDRSWVEFTLREEARFSDGSPVTVEDVLWSYETLGTKGHPRYRGFWTKVERIEQTGPRSLRLTFNAKDRELALIAGMRPILKKAQWQDREFGADDLPGAPIGTGAYVVKNFEPGRFVTLSRNPDYWGKDLPFRRGTGNFDELRLDFFGDATVLFEAFKAGELSAVREFNADKWDSVYNFPAVTRGDVIKSEIPHQRPSGMTGLVMNSRRAPLDDWRVREALLLAFNFEYINGTVTGGVQPRITSYFSGSGLGMLPGAAAGQVRTLLAPFADTLLPGTLEGYALPQGDGSKRNRRNLRKAMKLLADAGWSVTDGVLRKNNGTPLEFTVLIRQGDGEMKTITEIYARALERLGISLTAETVDNAQYVERQSAYDFDLTRYRRELSLSPGNEQRYYWGSEGVSQPGSRNLMGMDSPAAEAMIDAMLTAKDPEDFTAAVRALDRVLTAGRYVIPFWRFDAGRIAHVKEMRFPEYLPIYGDRTGFMPDVWWYQSD, from the coding sequence CTGCGAAAAGAAAATTTCCTGAATCCCGGTGCAGCACTGGCCGGAATCACCTTGGCTTTTGCTGCGAATTTTGCGCAGGCAGAATCAGGTCATGGCATAGCTATGTATGGGGCGCCTGCGCTGCCACCCGATTTTGTGTCTTTACCCTATGCCAACCCCGATGCGCCCAAAGGCGGCAAGGTGGTTTTCGGCAATACCGGCGGCTTTGACTCGCTGAACCCGTTCACCCTTAAGGGGACCGCGCCGTGGCAGCTGAGGTTCTGGGGATACGAGAGCCTGATGGGCCGCTCCTGGGATGAGCCGTTCACGCTTTACGGTCTTTTGGCCGAATCGATTGAGGTCCCCGAGGACCGCTCCTGGGTCGAATTCACCCTCCGTGAGGAAGCGCGATTCTCTGATGGCAGCCCGGTGACGGTGGAAGACGTGCTGTGGTCTTATGAAACCCTGGGCACCAAGGGCCACCCGCGCTATCGCGGTTTCTGGACCAAGGTGGAGCGGATTGAACAGACCGGACCGCGCAGCCTGCGCCTGACCTTCAATGCCAAAGACCGCGAGCTGGCGCTGATCGCCGGAATGCGTCCGATCCTAAAGAAGGCGCAATGGCAGGACAGGGAGTTCGGTGCCGATGACCTGCCCGGCGCCCCGATTGGCACCGGCGCTTATGTGGTCAAGAATTTCGAACCCGGCCGTTTCGTTACCCTGTCCAGAAACCCGGACTATTGGGGCAAAGACTTGCCCTTTCGGCGCGGTACCGGGAACTTTGACGAACTGCGGCTGGATTTCTTTGGCGATGCAACCGTGCTGTTTGAGGCCTTCAAGGCAGGCGAGCTGAGCGCGGTGCGCGAATTCAATGCGGACAAATGGGACAGCGTCTATAACTTCCCGGCCGTGACCCGCGGCGATGTGATCAAAAGCGAAATCCCGCATCAGCGCCCCTCCGGCATGACCGGGCTGGTGATGAACAGCCGCCGCGCCCCGCTGGATGACTGGCGGGTGCGCGAGGCGCTGCTGCTGGCGTTCAATTTCGAATACATCAACGGCACCGTGACCGGCGGCGTGCAACCGCGGATCACCTCTTACTTCTCGGGATCCGGGCTTGGCATGCTGCCCGGCGCAGCTGCCGGCCAGGTCCGCACACTGCTTGCCCCGTTTGCAGACACGCTGTTGCCCGGGACGCTGGAAGGCTACGCGCTGCCGCAAGGCGATGGCAGCAAGCGCAACCGCAGAAATCTGCGCAAGGCGATGAAACTGCTGGCCGATGCAGGATGGAGCGTCACAGACGGCGTGCTGCGCAAGAACAATGGTACGCCATTGGAATTCACCGTTCTGATCCGCCAAGGCGACGGCGAGATGAAGACCATCACTGAAATCTATGCGCGCGCACTGGAGCGGTTGGGCATATCCCTAACGGCGGAAACCGTCGATAATGCCCAGTATGTCGAACGCCAGAGCGCTTATGATTTCGATCTCACCCGTTACCGCCGGGAGTTGTCGCTAAGCCCCGGCAACGAACAGCGCTATTACTGGGGCAGCGAGGGCGTCAGCCAGCCCGGCAGCCGCAACCTGATGGGCATGGACAGCCCGGCTGCCGAAGCGATGATCGATGCCATGCTGACAGCAAAGGACCCTGAGGATTTCACCGCCGCCGTGCGGGCGCTGGACCGGGTTCTGACCGCGGGACGCTATGTCATTCCATTCTGGCGGTTCGATGCGGGGCGGATCGCCCATGTCAAGGAAATGCGGTTCCCGGAATACCTGCCGATCTATGGCGACCGGACCGGATTCATGCCGGATGTCTGGTGGTATCAATCAGACTGA